Proteins from a genomic interval of Pogoniulus pusillus isolate bPogPus1 chromosome 30, bPogPus1.pri, whole genome shotgun sequence:
- the SELPLG gene encoding P-selectin glycoprotein ligand 1 isoform X1, which yields MPAGAAARGLTVLPGKGPMALGWAVLVILVLSALWACRAVPPLEPGQQRGVGWVWGASKQAQAEPLPPSRRRRDDGGQQPTATTLGHGHSATMLPSSNLTDSLESDLLLGSVPPPAPFTNTSLQQGLAVPNTELPTDLQDETDPPDPGLLLGSVPPPAPFTSTSLQQRLAVPITDLPTDLQDETDPPDPGLLLGSVPPPAPFTNTSLQQGLAVPTITDLPTDLQDETDPPDPGLLLGSVPPPAPSTQTAPQKSFTTVLRLTLPSKEGTAGSGTDSNSVTSPALSATITGDKVKKSRSPHTPTPAAPWHTKPEGTTEPAFWEPSRVVGKCLLAMLLLALVAATFMVCTGVLGTLLWRRARSARRRLSHTEMICISSLLPDSEVPTNGPRAAPGQRPKLLLNGGSEVDGDNLTLSSFLPEHS from the exons atgccagctggtgctgcagctcGGGGCCTCACGGTGCTCCCCGGCAAAG GTCCCAtggcactgggctgggctgtgctggtgatTCTGGTGCTGAGTGCCCTTTGGGcatgcagggctgtgccaccgCTGGAGCCGGGCCAGCAGCGCGGCGTGGGATGGGTCTGGGGAGCGAGCaagcaggcacaagctgagcctctgccaccctcccgcAGGAGAAGAGATGATGGTGGGCAGCAGCCCACTGCCACCACGCTGGGGCACGGCCACTCTGCCAccatgctgcccagcagcaacctgactgattcccttgagtctgacctgctgctgggctctgtgccaccaccagcaccctTCACCAacaccagcctgcagcaggggcttGCTGTGCCCAACACAGAGCTGCCAACTGACCTGCAGGATGAGACTGATCCTCCTGACCctggcctgctgctgggctctgtgccaccaccagcacccttcaccagcaccagcctgcagcagaggcttgCTGTGCCCATCACAGACCTGCCAACAGACCTGCAGGATGAGACTGATCCTCCTGACCctggcctgctgctgggctctgtgccaccaccagcaccctTCACCAacaccagcctgcagcagggccttGCTGTGCCAACCATCACAGACCTGCCAACAGACCTGCAGGATGAGACTGATCCTCCTGATCctggcctgctgctgggctctgtgccaccaccagcacccagcacacagACAGCCCCCCAGAAGAGCTTCACCACTGTCCTCAGGCTCACATTGCCCAGCAAGGAGGGGACAGCAGGCAGTGGCACGGACAGTAACTCGGTgacatccccagccctcagtgcCACCATCACGGGTGACAAGGTCAAGAAATCCAGGTCTCCACACACGCcaactcctgcagccccttggcACACCAAGCCCGAGGGGACCACGGAACCAGCCTTCTGGGAGCCCAGCAGGGTGGTGGGCAAGTGCCTGCTGGCAATGCTGTTGCTGGCCCTGGTGGCTGCCACCTTCATGGTGTGCACGGGGGTGCTGGGTACCCTGCTGTGGCGCCGGGCACGGTCAGCGCGGCGCCGGCTGAGCCACACCGAGATGATTTgcatctcctccctgctgcccgaCAGCGAGGTGCCCACCAACggccccagagctgcccctggccAGCGCCCGAAGCTGCTGCTCAACGGCGGCTCCGAGGTGGATGGTGACAACCTGActctcagcagcttcctgccaGAGCACTCCTGA
- the SELPLG gene encoding P-selectin glycoprotein ligand 1 isoform X2, with translation MALGWAVLVILVLSALWACRAVPPLEPGQQRGVGWVWGASKQAQAEPLPPSRRRRDDGGQQPTATTLGHGHSATMLPSSNLTDSLESDLLLGSVPPPAPFTNTSLQQGLAVPNTELPTDLQDETDPPDPGLLLGSVPPPAPFTSTSLQQRLAVPITDLPTDLQDETDPPDPGLLLGSVPPPAPFTNTSLQQGLAVPTITDLPTDLQDETDPPDPGLLLGSVPPPAPSTQTAPQKSFTTVLRLTLPSKEGTAGSGTDSNSVTSPALSATITGDKVKKSRSPHTPTPAAPWHTKPEGTTEPAFWEPSRVVGKCLLAMLLLALVAATFMVCTGVLGTLLWRRARSARRRLSHTEMICISSLLPDSEVPTNGPRAAPGQRPKLLLNGGSEVDGDNLTLSSFLPEHS, from the coding sequence AtggcactgggctgggctgtgctggtgatTCTGGTGCTGAGTGCCCTTTGGGcatgcagggctgtgccaccgCTGGAGCCGGGCCAGCAGCGCGGCGTGGGATGGGTCTGGGGAGCGAGCaagcaggcacaagctgagcctctgccaccctcccgcAGGAGAAGAGATGATGGTGGGCAGCAGCCCACTGCCACCACGCTGGGGCACGGCCACTCTGCCAccatgctgcccagcagcaacctgactgattcccttgagtctgacctgctgctgggctctgtgccaccaccagcaccctTCACCAacaccagcctgcagcaggggcttGCTGTGCCCAACACAGAGCTGCCAACTGACCTGCAGGATGAGACTGATCCTCCTGACCctggcctgctgctgggctctgtgccaccaccagcacccttcaccagcaccagcctgcagcagaggcttgCTGTGCCCATCACAGACCTGCCAACAGACCTGCAGGATGAGACTGATCCTCCTGACCctggcctgctgctgggctctgtgccaccaccagcaccctTCACCAacaccagcctgcagcagggccttGCTGTGCCAACCATCACAGACCTGCCAACAGACCTGCAGGATGAGACTGATCCTCCTGATCctggcctgctgctgggctctgtgccaccaccagcacccagcacacagACAGCCCCCCAGAAGAGCTTCACCACTGTCCTCAGGCTCACATTGCCCAGCAAGGAGGGGACAGCAGGCAGTGGCACGGACAGTAACTCGGTgacatccccagccctcagtgcCACCATCACGGGTGACAAGGTCAAGAAATCCAGGTCTCCACACACGCcaactcctgcagccccttggcACACCAAGCCCGAGGGGACCACGGAACCAGCCTTCTGGGAGCCCAGCAGGGTGGTGGGCAAGTGCCTGCTGGCAATGCTGTTGCTGGCCCTGGTGGCTGCCACCTTCATGGTGTGCACGGGGGTGCTGGGTACCCTGCTGTGGCGCCGGGCACGGTCAGCGCGGCGCCGGCTGAGCCACACCGAGATGATTTgcatctcctccctgctgcccgaCAGCGAGGTGCCCACCAACggccccagagctgcccctggccAGCGCCCGAAGCTGCTGCTCAACGGCGGCTCCGAGGTGGATGGTGACAACCTGActctcagcagcttcctgccaGAGCACTCCTGA